A genome region from Defluviimonas aquaemixtae includes the following:
- a CDS encoding heme NO-binding domain-containing protein: MHGLVNRSIQSFLRETYGAETWAAVAAQVGVGAEGFEALLSYDDALTDAVIDAASAVLDKPREALLEDVGIYLVGLEPLRRLLRFGGVDYVEFLHSLDELPERVHLAVPDLEMPDLALIASGPGRYVLLCRGAHPGFGPVFAGILGAMADDYGALVLIEAGGPDIDPDTVYVELLEAQFASGRRFDLARPELP, translated from the coding sequence ATGCACGGTCTCGTCAACCGGTCGATCCAGAGTTTCCTGCGCGAAACCTATGGGGCGGAGACCTGGGCCGCAGTCGCGGCGCAGGTCGGAGTCGGGGCGGAAGGATTCGAAGCGCTTCTAAGCTATGACGACGCGCTGACCGATGCGGTGATCGACGCTGCCTCCGCAGTGCTCGACAAGCCGCGGGAGGCGCTTCTGGAGGATGTCGGGATCTACCTCGTCGGGCTCGAGCCGCTGCGCCGTCTGCTGCGCTTCGGCGGTGTGGACTATGTCGAATTCCTGCATTCGCTCGATGAGTTGCCCGAGCGCGTTCATCTTGCCGTGCCCGATCTGGAGATGCCCGATCTTGCGCTCATCGCCTCCGGCCCGGGGCGCTACGTGCTTCTCTGCCGCGGCGCGCATCCCGGCTTCGGCCCGGTATTTGCCGGCATCCTCGGGGCGATGGCGGATGACTACGGGGCGCTCGTTCTGATCGAGGCGGGCGGGCCGGACATCGATCCGGATACGGTGTATGTCGAGCTTCTGGAGGCGCAGTTCGCCTCGGGCCGCCGCTTCGACCTCGCCCGGCCGGAGCTGCCGTGA
- a CDS encoding DMT family transporter, which produces MSAWVILTLTGAAVQTVRFMLQKQLKGLGLSTGGATFSRFLYAAPITSVLAAIVLWRLGGGLPAPGPGFWGFVVLGGIAQIVATFLTVALFSLRNFAVGIAFTKTEVVQVAAFSAVLLAEAVSLYGWFAILLGFLGVVLLSKGPEPGARNFGRPALYGVAAGALFGLSAIGYRGATLALEPLPFFARALVALAAATVIQTVVMAVWLAWREPGELTRVTAAWRRTLPVGVTGMAGSLCWFAAFALQNAAYVRALGQVEIVFTMLASVLFFRERLLPREGAGILLVILSVVAIVLGFG; this is translated from the coding sequence ATGAGTGCCTGGGTGATCCTGACGCTGACGGGGGCGGCCGTTCAGACCGTCCGCTTCATGCTGCAGAAGCAGCTGAAGGGCTTGGGACTGTCGACGGGCGGGGCGACGTTTTCGCGCTTTCTTTACGCCGCGCCGATCACGAGCGTTCTCGCCGCGATCGTCCTCTGGCGGCTGGGCGGGGGGCTGCCCGCGCCGGGCCCGGGCTTTTGGGGGTTCGTCGTGCTCGGCGGGATCGCGCAGATCGTGGCGACGTTCCTCACTGTCGCGCTCTTTTCCCTGCGCAACTTCGCCGTCGGCATCGCCTTCACCAAGACCGAGGTCGTGCAGGTCGCGGCGTTTTCGGCGGTTCTGCTTGCCGAGGCCGTGTCGCTTTACGGCTGGTTCGCAATCCTTCTGGGCTTCCTGGGCGTCGTGCTTTTGTCGAAGGGGCCCGAGCCTGGCGCGCGGAACTTCGGACGCCCGGCGCTATACGGAGTGGCGGCGGGGGCGCTCTTCGGGCTTTCGGCGATCGGCTACCGGGGCGCGACGCTCGCGCTCGAGCCCCTGCCGTTCTTCGCCCGCGCGCTCGTGGCACTCGCCGCCGCGACGGTGATCCAGACCGTCGTCATGGCGGTCTGGCTCGCTTGGCGCGAACCCGGCGAGCTGACCCGCGTCACCGCCGCATGGCGCAGGACGCTGCCCGTGGGCGTCACCGGCATGGCCGGCTCGCTCTGCTGGTTCGCGGCCTTCGCGCTTCAGAACGCCGCCTATGTCCGCGCGCTCGGGCAGGTGGAGATCGTCTTCACGATGCTCGCCTCGGTGCTTTTCTTTCGCGAACGGCTGCTACCGCGCGAAGGCGCGGGCATCCTTCTTGTCATTCTTTCGGTGGTGGCGATCGTGCTGGGCTTCGGCTAG
- a CDS encoding trimethylamine methyltransferase family protein: MSSEMRRKRAGGRAGHAERAGVRAIDQMSWRIPVNPDRPVEPLGPDGVEAIHKGAMRILKDIGIRFLNDEALEIFRKAGCKVEGDTVRMDEDFVMEMVARAPSEFTVTPRNADRALPFGGKHILFGNVSSPPNYWDLERGKVSGFMDGFRDFIKLTQYFNCIHFAGGYPVEPVDIHASIRHLDCLFEKLTLTDKVCHAYALGRERVEDGMEMVRIAGGLTPEAFRAAPHMYTNINSVSPLKHDFPMIDGALRLVRNGQAVIVTPFTLAGAMAPVTMSGAVTLSIAEALAAIVLLQHAAPGAPVGIGTFTSNVDMKSGAPAFGTPEYMRATQMTGQMARFYKLPLRSSGVCAANVPDGQAMWETCNSLWAAMQSGTNMVYHAAGWLEGGLIASPEKFVMDCEVLQMLQRYMEPVIWETGPDEIAIDTIAEVGAEGHYFGCQHTQDRYTTAFYQPIASDWRNFEAWQIDGSVWTAERAHRIFKAIIAEFEAPPMDEAIREELKSFVERRKAEGGAPTDF, from the coding sequence ATGTCGAGCGAAATGAGACGCAAGCGCGCTGGCGGACGGGCGGGCCATGCGGAACGCGCGGGCGTCAGGGCCATCGACCAGATGTCGTGGCGCATTCCGGTCAATCCCGACCGGCCGGTCGAGCCCCTGGGCCCGGACGGCGTGGAGGCGATCCACAAGGGCGCGATGCGCATCCTGAAGGATATCGGCATCCGGTTTCTGAACGACGAGGCGCTGGAGATCTTCAGGAAAGCCGGCTGCAAGGTCGAGGGCGACACCGTCCGAATGGACGAGGATTTCGTGATGGAGATGGTCGCGCGCGCGCCGTCCGAGTTCACTGTCACGCCGCGCAACGCCGACCGCGCGCTGCCTTTCGGCGGCAAGCACATCTTGTTCGGCAACGTCTCGTCGCCGCCAAACTACTGGGATCTGGAGCGGGGCAAGGTGTCCGGCTTCATGGACGGGTTCCGCGACTTCATCAAGCTCACGCAATACTTCAACTGCATCCATTTCGCGGGCGGCTATCCGGTCGAGCCGGTGGATATCCACGCCTCGATCCGCCACCTCGACTGCCTATTCGAGAAGCTGACGCTGACCGACAAGGTCTGCCATGCCTATGCCTTGGGCCGCGAGCGGGTCGAGGACGGGATGGAGATGGTGCGCATCGCGGGCGGGCTCACGCCCGAGGCGTTCCGCGCCGCCCCGCACATGTACACCAACATCAACTCGGTCTCGCCCCTGAAGCACGACTTTCCGATGATCGACGGGGCCTTGCGGCTTGTCCGGAACGGGCAGGCGGTGATCGTCACACCCTTCACGCTGGCCGGTGCGATGGCGCCGGTAACGATGTCAGGTGCCGTGACGCTGTCGATCGCCGAGGCGCTGGCCGCGATCGTGCTTCTGCAACATGCCGCACCCGGCGCGCCGGTGGGAATCGGCACCTTCACCTCGAATGTCGACATGAAGTCGGGCGCGCCTGCCTTCGGGACGCCGGAATACATGCGCGCGACGCAGATGACCGGCCAGATGGCGCGGTTCTACAAGCTGCCCTTGCGCTCCTCGGGCGTCTGCGCGGCCAACGTGCCGGACGGGCAGGCGATGTGGGAGACATGCAACTCGCTCTGGGCGGCGATGCAGTCGGGCACGAACATGGTCTATCACGCGGCCGGTTGGCTCGAGGGCGGGCTGATCGCGAGCCCGGAGAAGTTCGTCATGGACTGCGAGGTCCTGCAGATGTTGCAGCGCTACATGGAGCCTGTGATCTGGGAGACGGGTCCAGACGAGATCGCGATCGACACGATCGCCGAAGTGGGGGCCGAGGGCCACTATTTCGGCTGCCAGCACACGCAGGACCGCTACACGACCGCCTTCTACCAGCCCATTGCCTCTGATTGGCGCAACTTCGAGGCCTGGCAAATCGACGGATCGGTCTGGACGGCGGAGCGGGCGCACCGGATCTTCAAGGCAATCATCGCCGAATTCGAGGCGCCGCCAATGGATGAGGCTATCCGCGAGGAATTGAAATCCTTCGTCGAGCGGCGCAAGGCCGAGGGCGGCGCGCCCACCGATTTCTGA
- a CDS encoding diguanylate cyclase gives MTGRILIVDDVATNRIVLKVKLATAHYETVQASDGAEALALAREMRPDLVLLDIELKDMGGIEVCERLKADPQTRDIPVVMITAFHDAARKMEALHAGAEEVFWKPLDEVVLLARLRSLLRARETAAQLGLRDSTYRALGFAEGADRFETPALVGLVAGRVDTALAWKRELQPHLSDRLITLDRHGALADMEPPDVPDVFVVEADLVRPGDGLRLMSELRSRAVTRHSAVCVMLPPEARETAAVALDLGANDLIEADADPAEMAHRIRTQIARKRQSDRLRASVADGLRLAMTDPLTGLHNRRYALPHLARIAERARESGRMFAVMVMDLDRFKSVNDTYGHAAGDAVLVEIAERLKSNLRAVDLLARIGGEEFLVALPDTSLNAAHATAERLRRVVGDAPVALPGGGGNVPVTLSIGLALGDGVGALPVGDLIGLADRALLGSKSEGRNQVTVGRTAA, from the coding sequence GTGACCGGCAGAATCCTCATCGTCGATGACGTTGCGACGAATCGCATCGTGCTGAAGGTGAAGCTCGCAACCGCGCATTACGAAACCGTGCAGGCGTCCGACGGCGCGGAGGCCTTGGCGCTCGCGCGCGAGATGCGCCCCGATCTTGTCCTGCTCGACATCGAACTGAAGGACATGGGCGGGATCGAAGTCTGCGAACGGCTGAAGGCCGATCCGCAGACGCGCGACATTCCCGTCGTCATGATCACCGCCTTCCACGACGCCGCCCGCAAGATGGAGGCGCTGCACGCCGGCGCCGAGGAAGTGTTCTGGAAACCCCTCGACGAGGTCGTTCTGCTCGCGCGTCTCCGCAGCCTCCTCCGGGCCCGCGAAACGGCCGCGCAGCTCGGGCTCAGGGACAGCACCTACCGCGCGCTCGGCTTCGCGGAAGGGGCCGATCGGTTCGAGACGCCCGCCCTCGTCGGTCTCGTGGCCGGCCGCGTCGATACCGCTCTTGCCTGGAAGCGCGAGCTTCAGCCCCATCTTTCCGACCGGCTGATCACTCTCGACCGCCATGGCGCGCTGGCGGATATGGAGCCGCCCGACGTGCCCGACGTCTTCGTGGTCGAGGCCGATCTGGTGCGCCCGGGCGACGGGCTGCGGCTCATGTCCGAACTCCGTTCGCGCGCGGTGACGCGGCATTCCGCCGTCTGCGTGATGCTGCCCCCCGAGGCGCGCGAAACCGCCGCAGTCGCGCTCGATCTCGGCGCAAACGACTTGATCGAAGCCGATGCCGACCCGGCCGAGATGGCGCACCGGATCCGCACCCAGATCGCCCGCAAGCGCCAGTCCGACCGGTTGCGCGCCTCGGTCGCCGACGGGCTGAGGCTCGCGATGACCGACCCGCTGACCGGGCTTCACAACCGCCGCTACGCGCTGCCGCATCTCGCACGGATTGCCGAGCGCGCGCGCGAATCCGGGCGCATGTTCGCCGTCATGGTGATGGACCTCGACCGCTTCAAATCGGTCAACGACACCTACGGCCACGCCGCGGGTGACGCCGTCCTCGTGGAGATCGCCGAACGGCTGAAATCCAACCTCCGGGCCGTCGACCTGCTGGCCCGGATCGGAGGCGAGGAATTCCTCGTCGCCCTGCCCGATACCAGTCTGAACGCCGCCCACGCGACGGCCGAACGCCTGCGCCGGGTGGTCGGCGACGCGCCGGTGGCCCTGCCCGGAGGCGGCGGCAACGTCCCGGTCACGCTGTCGATCGGCCTCGCGCTCGGCGACGGGGTGGGCGCGCTGCCGGTCGGGGACCTGATCGGGCTCGCCGACCGGGCGCTCTTGGGCTCCAAGTCGGAAGGCCGGAATCAGGTAACCGTGGGCCGCACCGCCGCCTGA
- a CDS encoding EF-hand domain-containing protein produces the protein MTRKPVLAAMVLALAGAAVVPAALSAQDQDGTGMMRGGPGFDFSEVDADGDGKVTEAELNAWRAGRVSELDSDGDGLVSAEELTARMMARAEERISARVGRQMAARDSDGDGKLSAAEMMAAPVPARLFERADADGDGAVTEDEIAELREEMAKWMRDARGRGHGRGDHGMRGDHGMRGGHSFWGDWDE, from the coding sequence ATGACGAGGAAACCTGTTCTTGCCGCGATGGTTCTGGCGCTAGCCGGTGCGGCGGTCGTCCCTGCGGCGCTTAGCGCTCAGGATCAGGACGGCACCGGCATGATGCGCGGCGGGCCCGGATTCGACTTTTCCGAGGTCGACGCTGATGGCGATGGCAAGGTGACGGAGGCCGAACTCAACGCCTGGCGCGCAGGCCGCGTCAGCGAACTCGACTCGGACGGCGACGGGCTGGTCTCGGCCGAGGAGCTGACCGCGCGGATGATGGCGCGGGCCGAGGAGCGTATCTCCGCGCGGGTCGGGCGTCAGATGGCGGCGCGCGACAGCGATGGAGACGGCAAACTGTCGGCGGCCGAGATGATGGCCGCGCCGGTTCCGGCGCGCCTTTTCGAGCGCGCCGATGCCGATGGCGACGGCGCGGTGACCGAGGACGAGATCGCCGAACTGCGCGAGGAAATGGCCAAGTGGATGCGCGACGCGCGGGGTCGCGGTCACGGTCGGGGCGATCACGGTATGCGGGGCGATCATGGAATGCGCGGCGGCCATTCCTTCTGGGGCGACTGGGACGAGTGA
- a CDS encoding HAD family hydrolase has product MNGIHGLVFDKDGTLFDFRATWGGWSRRMLEELSGGSDGLVRTLGEAIGYDLETGSFAPDSPIIAHTAPEIAAHLLPHLPGADGAVLVARMNALAGETDLVPAAPLVPLFEALTERGLRLGLATNDSAAPAAAHLRMAGIAQFFHFIAGFDSGHGAKPDPGPLLAFAEATGLDPARVAMVGDSRHDLVAGRAAGMRTVAVLTGIAEADELAPFADVVLPDIGHLPGWIDTQEMAET; this is encoded by the coding sequence ATGAACGGCATTCACGGTCTCGTCTTCGACAAGGACGGCACGCTATTCGACTTCCGCGCCACCTGGGGCGGCTGGTCGCGGCGCATGCTGGAAGAGCTGTCCGGCGGGTCCGACGGGCTGGTCAGAACGCTCGGGGAGGCGATCGGCTACGACCTCGAGACGGGCAGCTTCGCGCCGGACAGCCCCATCATCGCCCATACCGCGCCCGAGATCGCCGCGCATCTTTTGCCGCACCTGCCGGGGGCTGACGGCGCGGTGCTCGTCGCGCGGATGAACGCGCTTGCGGGCGAGACGGATCTCGTGCCCGCCGCGCCGCTCGTGCCGCTCTTCGAGGCGCTGACGGAACGCGGGCTGAGGCTTGGCCTTGCCACGAACGATTCGGCGGCGCCCGCCGCGGCCCATCTCAGGATGGCCGGGATCGCGCAGTTCTTCCATTTCATCGCGGGCTTCGACAGCGGCCATGGCGCCAAGCCCGATCCCGGCCCGCTTCTGGCCTTCGCCGAGGCCACGGGCCTTGACCCGGCGCGCGTCGCCATGGTGGGCGACAGCCGCCATGACCTCGTCGCCGGCCGCGCGGCGGGGATGCGCACCGTCGCCGTCCTGACCGGGATCGCCGAGGCTGACGAACTCGCGCCCTTTGCCGATGTCGTCTTGCCGGATATCGGCCATCTGCCGGGCTGGATCGACACGCAGGAGATGGCCGAGACCTGA
- a CDS encoding fatty acid desaturase, whose product MSERAWEIEWPTLGLIAACYLVWALATTVIAAFWLPLAAVILTLTITLHSSLQHEVLHGHPFRSRAWNEALVFLPVGLFFPYGRFRDLHLAHHRDESLTDPYDDPESNYMDPADWARMPGWARALRRLNNTLAGRMLFGPAVSLFAVLKADTRAIHAGDRTVARDWALHGAGLVLVGLWLSQAAMPLWVYVAAAYAGFSILKIRTFLEHRAHERARGRSVIVEGGRILPFLFLNNNLHVVHHSKPGVAWYRLPKLYSENRDTYLRRNEGYYYTSYAEIFRRYFLHAKDPVPHPLRPPR is encoded by the coding sequence ATGTCTGAGCGCGCGTGGGAAATCGAGTGGCCGACGCTGGGGCTGATCGCCGCCTGCTATCTCGTATGGGCGCTTGCGACGACGGTGATCGCGGCATTTTGGCTGCCGCTCGCGGCCGTGATTCTGACGCTGACGATCACGCTTCACAGCTCGCTTCAGCACGAGGTGCTGCACGGCCACCCGTTCCGGAGCCGCGCTTGGAACGAGGCGCTGGTCTTCCTACCGGTCGGGCTTTTCTTTCCTTATGGCCGGTTCCGCGACCTGCACCTCGCGCATCACCGGGACGAAAGCCTGACCGATCCCTATGACGACCCTGAATCGAACTACATGGACCCCGCCGACTGGGCGCGGATGCCGGGCTGGGCGCGCGCGCTCCGCAGGCTCAACAACACGCTCGCGGGTCGGATGCTGTTCGGGCCGGCAGTCTCGCTCTTTGCGGTTCTGAAGGCCGACACGAGGGCGATCCACGCCGGCGACCGGACCGTTGCGCGCGACTGGGCCCTGCATGGGGCGGGGCTCGTCCTCGTCGGGCTGTGGCTGTCGCAGGCGGCGATGCCGCTCTGGGTCTATGTCGCGGCGGCCTACGCGGGCTTTTCGATCCTGAAGATCCGCACCTTCCTCGAGCATCGCGCGCATGAGCGGGCGCGCGGGCGCAGCGTGATCGTCGAGGGCGGGCGGATCCTGCCGTTCCTGTTCCTCAACAACAACCTGCACGTCGTGCACCACTCGAAGCCCGGCGTGGCCTGGTACCGCCTGCCGAAGCTTTATTCGGAGAACCGCGACACTTATCTCAGGCGCAACGAGGGTTACTATTACACCTCCTACGCCGAGATCTTCCGCCGCTACTTCTTGCACGCGAAGGACCCGGTGCCGCATCCGCTGCGCCCGCCGCGCTGA
- a CDS encoding RNA polymerase sigma factor: MAFDAESGRTDEALLALYARGDREAAHLLTARLAPMAFRVASRMLRDPAEAEDIAQEAMLRLWRAAPDWQERGAKVSTWLYRVVSNLATDRLRRRRSVPLDAAPEPEDGRPGAVQGLIERDRAAALEAALQDLPERQRQAVVLRHLEGLGNPEIAEIMDVGVEAVESLVARGKRGLAAALAGRREELGYDDA, encoded by the coding sequence ATGGCATTCGACGCCGAGAGCGGGCGCACGGACGAGGCGCTTCTGGCGCTTTACGCGCGGGGCGACCGCGAGGCGGCGCACCTCCTGACGGCGCGGCTCGCGCCCATGGCGTTTCGCGTCGCGAGCCGCATGCTGCGCGACCCGGCCGAGGCCGAGGACATCGCGCAGGAGGCGATGCTGAGGTTGTGGCGCGCAGCGCCCGACTGGCAGGAGCGCGGCGCGAAGGTCTCGACTTGGCTCTACCGGGTCGTGTCGAACCTCGCGACCGACAGGCTGAGGCGGCGACGGAGCGTGCCGCTCGACGCCGCGCCCGAGCCCGAGGACGGGAGGCCTGGTGCGGTCCAGGGGCTGATCGAGCGGGACCGGGCGGCGGCGCTCGAGGCGGCGCTGCAGGATTTGCCCGAGCGGCAGCGGCAGGCGGTCGTGCTGCGGCATCTGGAGGGGCTTGGCAATCCCGAGATTGCCGAGATCATGGACGTGGGCGTCGAGGCGGTCGAAAGCCTTGTCGCGCGGGGCAAGAGAGGACTCGCCGCGGCGCTTGCCGGGCGACGGGAAGAACTGGGATATGACGATGCGTGA
- a CDS encoding DUF2061 domain-containing protein, translating to MDTGKRTILKAILWNTLGLAMMSVVGFVMTGSVFLGGTIALTNTMIGLLTYILYERIWSRIAWGRHV from the coding sequence ATGGACACTGGCAAGCGTACGATTCTAAAAGCAATTCTATGGAACACCCTGGGGCTCGCTATGATGTCCGTCGTGGGGTTCGTAATGACCGGATCCGTGTTTCTCGGCGGCACGATAGCGCTCACGAACACGATGATCGGGCTTTTGACCTACATCCTCTATGAGCGGATCTGGTCGCGCATCGCATGGGGCCGCCATGTCTGA
- a CDS encoding NUDIX hydrolase produces the protein MSVPDAAPIRDAATVILLRRGRAEPAVLMGQRGAGAVFMPNKYVFPGGAVDPDDATVPLAEGFGATCEARLVIEAPPELSRALAASAARELWEETGLILGHPGRWDTEPPEDWRDFAGTGHRPTASGLTFVFRAITPAGRPRRFDARFFLADAGRLKGDPDDFSRASDELSHLHWVPLAEARRLDLPFITEVVLAEVAASLDRDGPPPDGVPFFDNSGPEPRFRRLV, from the coding sequence ATGAGCGTGCCTGACGCCGCGCCGATCCGCGACGCGGCGACGGTGATCCTCCTGCGCCGGGGCCGGGCGGAGCCCGCCGTCCTCATGGGCCAGCGCGGCGCGGGCGCGGTCTTCATGCCCAACAAGTACGTCTTTCCCGGCGGCGCGGTCGATCCGGACGACGCCACAGTGCCGCTCGCAGAGGGGTTCGGCGCGACCTGCGAGGCCCGTCTGGTGATTGAAGCCCCGCCGGAACTGTCGCGCGCGCTTGCCGCAAGCGCGGCGCGCGAACTCTGGGAGGAAACCGGCCTCATCCTCGGCCATCCCGGACGCTGGGACACCGAGCCGCCCGAGGACTGGCGCGACTTCGCCGGAACCGGGCACCGTCCGACGGCATCGGGCCTCACCTTCGTCTTCCGCGCGATCACACCGGCCGGCCGCCCGCGCCGCTTCGATGCGCGGTTCTTCCTTGCCGACGCCGGCCGGCTGAAGGGCGATCCTGACGACTTCTCGCGCGCTTCCGACGAGCTCAGCCACCTCCACTGGGTGCCGCTGGCCGAGGCGCGGCGGCTCGACCTGCCTTTCATCACCGAGGTCGTGCTGGCCGAGGTCGCGGCCAGTCTCGACCGCGACGGCCCGCCGCCAGATGGCGTGCCATTCTTCGACAATTCCGGACCCGAGCCGCGCTTCCGTCGCCTCGTCTAA
- a CDS encoding DUF983 domain-containing protein produces MTDIASRPVHDDRPLKPALLNGLRLRCPACGEGRLLTGYLKVRDTCPSCGEALHHQRADDGPAYLTILIVGHLMAPLILWAFIHYRPDPLVLSGVFAMGCVALSLYLLPRMKGLMVAIQWAKRMHGFGAAPHERA; encoded by the coding sequence ATGACCGACATCGCATCCCGACCCGTCCATGACGACCGCCCGCTGAAGCCCGCACTGCTGAACGGATTGCGTTTGCGCTGCCCGGCCTGCGGCGAGGGGCGGCTGCTGACCGGCTATCTCAAGGTCCGCGACACCTGCCCGTCGTGCGGCGAGGCGCTCCACCACCAGCGCGCCGATGACGGGCCCGCCTATCTCACGATCCTGATCGTCGGTCACCTGATGGCGCCGCTGATCCTCTGGGCCTTCATCCATTACCGGCCCGATCCGCTGGTGCTGTCGGGGGTCTTCGCCATGGGCTGCGTGGCGCTGTCGCTCTACCTGCTTCCACGGATGAAGGGGCTGATGGTGGCGATCCAATGGGCCAAGCGCATGCACGGTTTCGGGGCCGCACCGCATGAGCGTGCCTGA
- a CDS encoding DUF3572 domain-containing protein encodes MRKNMGFGREFADTVALKALGWLVAQEEILPVFLGASGTAPAELRERAGEPDFLLSVLDFIVMDDAWVTAFCDAAGLDYSAPMTARAALPGGGDMSWT; translated from the coding sequence ATGCGAAAGAACATGGGCTTCGGGCGGGAATTCGCCGACACGGTGGCGCTGAAGGCGCTGGGATGGCTCGTGGCACAGGAGGAGATATTGCCGGTCTTCCTCGGCGCGAGCGGCACGGCGCCGGCGGAGTTGCGCGAACGGGCGGGCGAGCCCGACTTTCTGTTGTCAGTACTTGATTTCATCGTGATGGACGACGCCTGGGTGACGGCGTTCTGCGATGCCGCGGGGCTGGACTATTCCGCCCCGATGACCGCGCGGGCGGCGCTTCCAGGCGGCGGCGACATGAGCTGGACCTGA
- a CDS encoding periplasmic heavy metal sensor produces MAKTEGQGPRMRASVKWLLILSLGLNLFVVASVAGRALGPHGRHDHRRGPDVGFGAYTEALSWRDRSALRDAFLKAAPDYRERREEMRADLGRIVAALRAEPWDQATVEAIIAAQGARAAERLDLGRRLFAEHLAGMSPDERHAFAERIEEALENRRR; encoded by the coding sequence ATGGCGAAGACTGAAGGGCAAGGACCGCGGATGCGGGCATCGGTGAAATGGCTGCTGATCCTGTCGCTCGGCCTCAACCTCTTCGTCGTGGCCAGCGTGGCCGGCCGGGCGCTGGGGCCGCATGGCCGGCATGACCACCGGCGCGGGCCGGATGTGGGGTTCGGCGCCTATACCGAGGCGCTGTCGTGGCGCGACCGGTCGGCGCTGCGCGACGCGTTCCTGAAGGCGGCGCCCGATTATCGCGAGCGGCGCGAGGAGATGCGGGCCGATCTGGGCCGCATCGTCGCGGCGCTGAGGGCCGAACCTTGGGACCAGGCGACGGTCGAGGCGATCATCGCGGCTCAGGGCGCGCGCGCGGCCGAGCGGCTGGATCTCGGGCGGAGGCTCTTCGCCGAACATCTGGCCGGCATGTCGCCAGACGAGCGGCACGCCTTCGCCGAGCGGATCGAGGAGGCGCTGGAGAACCGCCGGCGCTGA
- a CDS encoding helix-turn-helix domain-containing protein, which yields MSINIDKRDRASLFRARLAQAMDEKSMTQSGLARDVGVDRSTISQLLSGQGARLPNAQVVAECAAALDVSADWLLGLTDRPERLADLLATSLTMTEAPRALIDETIFGWHKEAAGFKVRHVPATLPDMLKTQTMLRWEYEPQLGRTADQAIGASEDRLNWMRRSGSDYEIALPRHEIDSFVRAEGYYRGLPAEVRTEQIERLRALYEQLYPALRIYVFDARRVFSAPITVFGPLLAVLYMGRHYIAFRDTARVAGFTAHFDWLVREAESGAREFATVLDELAGEAGLRG from the coding sequence ATGAGCATAAATATCGACAAACGCGACCGTGCGAGCCTCTTCCGGGCCCGGCTCGCCCAGGCGATGGACGAAAAATCCATGACTCAAAGCGGACTGGCGCGCGACGTTGGCGTGGACCGTTCGACCATCTCGCAACTTCTGTCCGGACAGGGCGCACGGCTTCCGAACGCGCAGGTCGTGGCCGAATGCGCCGCCGCGCTCGACGTCTCGGCGGACTGGCTCCTCGGGCTGACCGACCGGCCCGAACGGCTTGCCGACCTGCTCGCCACATCGCTCACCATGACCGAGGCGCCGCGCGCGCTGATCGACGAGACGATATTCGGCTGGCACAAGGAGGCGGCGGGTTTCAAGGTGCGCCACGTCCCCGCGACCCTGCCCGACATGCTGAAGACACAGACGATGCTGCGGTGGGAATACGAACCGCAGCTCGGCCGGACCGCCGATCAGGCGATCGGCGCCTCGGAGGACCGGCTGAACTGGATGCGGCGCTCGGGCTCGGACTACGAGATCGCCCTGCCCCGGCACGAAATCGATTCCTTCGTCCGGGCGGAAGGCTATTACCGCGGCCTGCCCGCCGAAGTCCGCACCGAGCAGATCGAGCGGCTCCGCGCGCTCTATGAACAGCTCTACCCGGCGCTGCGCATCTACGTCTTCGACGCCCGGCGCGTCTTTTCAGCCCCGATCACCGTCTTCGGCCCGCTCCTCGCCGTTCTCTACATGGGCCGCCACTACATCGCCTTCCGCGATACGGCGCGCGTGGCGGGCTTCACCGCGCATTTCGACTGGCTCGTGCGAGAGGCCGAATCCGGCGCACGCGAATTCGCGACCGTCCTTGACGAATTGGCGGGCGAGGCCGGACTTCGTGGGTGA